DNA sequence from the Amycolatopsis sp. Hca4 genome:
GCGGCCGGGTGGCGCTGCGCGGGTTGATCACCGGCGCCACGGGCGAAGCGGTGATCGAGGTGGCGGGCGAGCGGCACATCCGCCCGATCGGCGACGAAGGCTGGTTCACGGCGGCGGGCCTGCCGAGAGGGGCAACCCGGGTGACGGTGACCGCCGCGGACGGCACGGCGGTCACCACCGGCTGGGCGAGCCTCTAGCTCACTCGCCCGGCTCGGGCACGCCCCGGACGAAGGGCCGCTCGAGCTTGCCGTTGACGTCCCAGACGCAGATCTTCTCGGCGTCGTTCAGCAAGGCGTCGGCCGCGGCGCGCGCCGAAACACGGGTCTCGTGCATCTTCGCCGCGATCTGCCCGGTCACGATGGCGGCCGAGAACGAGGTGCCGCTCCAGACCGCGTAGCCGTTGAAGTCCGGCTCGTCGGAGTGCCGCTGCGCCGGGCACCCCGGCCAGAAGTATGGCCCGGTCACATCGACACCGTTGGCGTAGGCGGAGATCCACGGCCCGAAGTTGCTGAAGTCCGCGACGGGCGGCTTGGCCGGGTCGTGCGACGTGTCGACGGAGCCGACCGCGACCACCTTGACGTGGTCCTCGTCGGGCCGGCCACCCACGGTGGCGGCCAGCTTGAAGCCCGCCGGGTAGACCCGCTGCCGGGTCCCGCGGTTCCCCGCCGAAGCCACCACAACTGCGTGCTGCGGTAACCGCCGCAAGGCGTCCTCGATCGCTTTCGGCGGCTTGTCTTCCCAGGTCGCGCCCGAGAAGGACAGATTGATCAAGGTGATGCCCTCGGCGTTCAGCGCGTCGATGGCGTTCGCGACCGCGAGGTCTTCGACGTCCCCGCTCTCCTCGTCGATCGCGCCCTTCATCCGGACGCCGACTTCGGGCGGCACCTGCTTCAGCACCACTCCGGCGACGAACGAGCCGTGGGCTGCCGAGCCGGCCGGATTGCCGTGCTCGTCGTACACCACGCGGGCGGTGTCCTCGGGTTCGAAGCACACGCGCTCCCGGAGGAACTCGTGCGGCACCTCGTCGCGCAGGACGATGCCCGTGTCGATCACGCCCACCCGCAGCGAGATGTCCCCCGCCGGAGTGAGGTCCAACGTGTCCCAGGTCGATTTCGGGCGCAGGTCGTTCCAGATGATGCGGTCGAGCCCGAACAGGTGGTTCGGGCTCGCGCCGCCGGGCCGAGGGCGGCGAGCACCTCGGGCACCGGACGGCTGCCGGTGAAGCGGCGCAGCGCGCCGGTCCCCCCGGCCGGGTGGTAGCCGAACTCTGCCAGTTCGGCGTGGATCGCGGCACAATCGTCGGCATGGACCAGCAGTTCGCCTGCTCGATGGCGGTATCGGGTCATGTGTCCCCCTCCGGGACCGGTCATGGGTGAACGGGTCGGTGACCCGATCCGCGAACCCCTCCATCTGATACTGCGTCGACGGGTATCGATCCGGCCACAGCCACGGCCGGGTGATTTGGCGAAGACGGTTCCGTGCCGCGTGGGGGCCGGCCTGCTTTCGGCCGGATCGGACGGGCACAAGCCGTGACCGGGCCGCTGGCCAAGGCCGTCGCGGCCGCCGATCTCGCCTTCACCGCACCCGCCAAGGCGCGGGCGCTGGCCGGGGCCGCGCTCGCCGAAGCCGACGGCCACGCCGAGGCCGCCGCCGTCGCCGAGCACGCGCTCGGCATCGCCGGCGTGGCCACCGGGCGGCTCGCCGAAGCCGAAACCCGGCTGCGCACCGCGGTCCGGCTGGCCGGCGGTGCCGGGCTGCGCGAACGGGCCGCCCAGACCCGCGGGGTGCTCGGTTACGTGCTGACGCTGACCGGCCGCACCGCCGAAGCCCTGCGCGAGCTGGACCTCGCGATGCCGGAGCTGACCGGGACGGCGGCGGCGCGGCTGCGCATGCAGCGGGCCGTCGTGCTCACCGAAATCAGCCGGTTCGGTGCCGCCGCCGCCGAGTTCGCGGCCGCGCTCGACACGCTGCGGGCGGCCGGCGGCGACGACCTGGTCGAGGCCACCATCCGCACCAACCGCAGCATCGTGCTGGCCCGGCTCGGCGACTGGCGGGGCGCCGAGGAGGACCTGCGCCGCGCCGAACTCGGCTTCGCCGCGACCGGCCACATCGGACGGACCGCGATGGTGTGGCAGAACCGCGGGCTCGCCGCCACCGTCCGCGGGGACGTCCCGGCCGCGCTCGCCGCGTACGACGAAGCCGCGTCGCGCTACGAAGAGGCCGGGACCGACCAGGGCCTGCTCCCGATCGAACGCGCCGAAACGCTGCTGTCCGTCCGCCTGATCGCCGAAGCACGCGAAGCCGCGACGGCCGCCGTCGCCGACTACGAACGCCGGCGCAACGCCGTCGACCTCGTACAGGCGCGGCTGCTGCTCGCGAAGGTCGCGCTCCTGGACGGCGACCCGGAAACGGCGTTGCGCGAAGCCTCGCTGGCGCAGCGGTCCGCGGCGCGCCAGCACCGGCCGGGCTGGGCCGCGCTCGGCGGCTACCTGGCCCTGCGGGCCCGTCGCGACAGCGGGCTCCGCACGACGGCGATGCTCCGCTCCGGGCAGCGCACGGTGGCGGCGCTGACCGACGCGGGCTGGGTGGTCCCGGCACTGGACGCCCGGCTGATCGTCGCGGCGCTGGCGCTCGAACTGGGCCGTCCGGCGATCGCGGCCGCGGAGCTGACGGTCGTCGGCCGGGCCGGGCGCGGCGGCCCGGCCGAGCTGAGGGCCCGCGCCTGGCACGCGACGGCGTTGCTGCGGCTGGTCGACGGCGACCGCCGGGGCGCGGGTGCCGCGGTGCGCGCCGGGGTCCGGGTGATCGGCCGGTTCCGGGCCGGGCTGGGCGCGAGCGAGCTGCGCGCCCACGCGTCCGGCCACGCGAGCGAGCTGACCGAGCTGGGGCTGCGGCTCGCCGTCGAAGCGGGCCACCCGGACGCCGTGCTGCGGTGGGCGGAACACCGGCACGCCGGTGCGCTGCGGCTGCGGCCCGCGCGGCCGCCGGACGACGAGGGCCTGGCCGCGGACCTCGCGGCGTTGCGCCAGACCGCCGTCGACCTCGCCGCCGACCCCGGCCAGGCGCCGGCCCTGCTGCGCCGGCAGGCCAGGCTGGAGAAGGCGGTGCGTGACCGCGCCCGGCACGCCCCCGGACTATCCACTGAGGACTCACACCTCCCTTCGCGCGCCGAGCTCGCCGCGGCACTGGGCCCGGCCACACTGGTGGAGTACCTCGAACTGGACGGGCGGCTGACGGCCCTCGTCCTCGGCGGCGGCCGGCTGCGGCGGTGCGCGCTGGGCCCGGTGGCCGAAGCCGCAGAACGCCTGGACGAGCTGCGGTTCGCCCTGCGGCGGTCGGCGTTCGGGCTCGGTTCGTTCGCCGGGCTCGCCGCGCGGACCGCCCGCCGCCTCGACGACCTGCTGCTCGCCCCGCTCGCCCTCGGCGACGGCCCGCTGGTGATCGTGCCGACCGGGCGGCTGCACGAGCTGCCGTGGCCGGCGCTGCCGGGCTGCCACGGACGTCCGGTGTCACTGGCGCCGTCGGCGGCGCTGTGGCACCGCGCGGCGACCGCACCGGGCGGGGGCGGCGGCGACCACGTCGTCGTGGCCGGTCCCGGGCTCCCGCACGCCGCCTCGGAAGCCGCCGCGCTGGCCCGCCGCTACCCCGGAGCCCGGCGGTTCACCGGCCGGAACGCGCGGGTCGAGCCGGTGCTCGCCGCGCTCGACGGCGCCGCGCTCGGCCACCTCGCCGCGCACGGGGTGTTCCGCACGGACAACCCGCTGTTCTCGGCGCTGCGGCTCGCCGACGGTCCCCTGACGGTGTACGACCTGGAACGGCTGGCCCGCCCGCCGCGCCAGGTGGTGCTGTCGGGCTGCGACTCGGGCCGCTCGGCGATCCACGCGGGCGACGAGCTGCTGGGCCTGGCCTCGGCCCTGCTGGCACTGGGCACGACGAGCCTGGTGGCCACGGTCCTGCCGATCCCGGACGACGCCGGCCGCGCGCTGATGGTCCGCCACCACCGCCACCTGGCATCGGGCCTGACCCCGGCCGCGGCACTGGCCCGCGCCCAGGCCGAGCTCCCGGACTCCCCGGCCGCGTTCAGCTACGTCTGTTACGGCGCCGGCTGAGCGGCCAGCACGGCCGCGAGTCCCTCCCGCAAGTCCTCGACGAAGTACCCCGGCACCTCCAGCGACGGGAAGTGTCCCCCGGCCTCGGGCGCCCGCCACCGGACGATCTGCCGGTACCGCTCCTGCGCCAACGGCCGCGGGCACTTCTCGATGTCGCGGGGTACATGGTGATCGCGGCCGGGACGTCGACCCGCAGGTCCGGGTCCAGTGCATTGTGGCTCTCGTAGTAGATCCGGGCCGCCGAGGCGCCGCTGCGGGTCAGCCAGTACAGGGTGACGTCGTCCAGGACGCGGTCGCGAGAGATCGTTTCGAACGGGCTGTCGGCGGTGTCCGACCACTCGGCGAACTTGTCGAGGATCCAGGCGAGCAGCCCGGCCGGGGAGTCGAGGAGCGCGTAGCCGATGGTCTGCGGCCGGGTCGCCTGCTGCTTCGCGTACGCCGCGCGGTGGCGCCAGAAGTGGTGGGTTTCCTCCGCCCACCGGCGTTCGGTCGCGGTCAGCCCGTCCGTGGCCGCCCCGGGCAGACCCGCCGCGAACGTCGAATGGATGCCGAGCACGTGCTCCGGGAACCGGCCGCCGAGGACCGTGGTGATGTTGCCGCCCCAATCGCCGCCGTGGGCGGCGAACCGGTCGTAGCCGAGCCTGCCCATCAGCTCCACCCAGGCGGCCGCGATCTTCTCCGTGCCCCAGCCGGTGGTGGCGGGCTTGTCGCTGTACCCGAATCCCGGCAGCGAGGGCACCACGACGTGGAACGCCGGTGCGCCGGCGTCCGCCGGGTCGGCCAGCTCGTCGACCACGTCGACGAACTCGGCGACGCTGCCCGGCCAGCCGTGCGTGAGGACCAGCGGCGTGGCGTCCGGCCGCGGGGACCGGCGGTGCAGGAAGTGGATGCCCAG
Encoded proteins:
- a CDS encoding S8/S53 family peptidase codes for the protein MDLTPAGDISLRVGVIDTGIVLRDEVPHEFLRERVCFEPEDTARVVYDEHGNPAGSAAHGSFVAGVVLKQVPPEVGVRMKGAIDEESGDVEDLAVANAIDALNAEGITLINLSFSGATWEDKPPKAIEDALRRLPQHAVVVASAGNRGTRQRVYPAGFKLAATVGGRPDEDHVKVVAVGSVDTSHDPAKPPVADFSNFGPWISAYANGVDVTGPYFWPGCPAQRHSDEPDFNGYAVWSGTSFSAAIVTGQIAAKMHETRVSARAAADALLNDAEKICVWDVNGKLERPFVRGVPEPGE
- a CDS encoding CHAT domain-containing protein, which codes for MTGPLAKAVAAADLAFTAPAKARALAGAALAEADGHAEAAAVAEHALGIAGVATGRLAEAETRLRTAVRLAGGAGLRERAAQTRGVLGYVLTLTGRTAEALRELDLAMPELTGTAAARLRMQRAVVLTEISRFGAAAAEFAAALDTLRAAGGDDLVEATIRTNRSIVLARLGDWRGAEEDLRRAELGFAATGHIGRTAMVWQNRGLAATVRGDVPAALAAYDEAASRYEEAGTDQGLLPIERAETLLSVRLIAEAREAATAAVADYERRRNAVDLVQARLLLAKVALLDGDPETALREASLAQRSAARQHRPGWAALGGYLALRARRDSGLRTTAMLRSGQRTVAALTDAGWVVPALDARLIVAALALELGRPAIAAAELTVVGRAGRGGPAELRARAWHATALLRLVDGDRRGAGAAVRAGVRVIGRFRAGLGASELRAHASGHASELTELGLRLAVEAGHPDAVLRWAEHRHAGALRLRPARPPDDEGLAADLAALRQTAVDLAADPGQAPALLRRQARLEKAVRDRARHAPGLSTEDSHLPSRAELAAALGPATLVEYLELDGRLTALVLGGGRLRRCALGPVAEAAERLDELRFALRRSAFGLGSFAGLAARTARRLDDLLLAPLALGDGPLVIVPTGRLHELPWPALPGCHGRPVSLAPSAALWHRAATAPGGGGGDHVVVAGPGLPHAASEAAALARRYPGARRFTGRNARVEPVLAALDGAALGHLAAHGVFRTDNPLFSALRLADGPLTVYDLERLARPPRQVVLSGCDSGRSAIHAGDELLGLASALLALGTTSLVATVLPIPDDAGRALMVRHHRHLASGLTPAAALARAQAELPDSPAAFSYVCYGAG